The following are from one region of the Mycolicibacterium diernhoferi genome:
- a CDS encoding DUF4407 domain-containing protein, translating into MAIAAVVSGLALSASTTWPVPAVIAGGLAVGVLFGAVARGIARTTAPLVPRLAVGVALGAVLGELAAVVIFSAAIDARLAGQSSPATEAAATALAQARQDRAGLDAAVARADQHRDNALVVARCEVNPSAQCPKGRITGVPGTGPEARTANDFLGDAQRELDTAIADRDSRIAGLDAEVRAGEQALAQARDAALTGGLGARWQAMNGYTLEHPGPLVLRVLVFGLFVLLALLPLLLKRWQGATTQEAESAADTAIAVKRAEVRAQVEQLWAEQELNSARMAVAAQNEIDAERQRRRVAEVLGQPEPVVAEPVERPAGKELEPRRGNPVPIIPDITKAAVRFMRPFVPPVVSGAIGGVTRMATKPLRQVFEETEEFHFTMRRTHRVTVQTEGGDQPQLTTEREWVDVSAPRIESHRGVVIDGSADARGIGEADGPRQLPPA; encoded by the coding sequence GTGGCGATAGCGGCGGTGGTGAGCGGGCTGGCCCTGTCGGCGTCGACAACGTGGCCGGTGCCGGCGGTGATCGCCGGTGGACTGGCCGTCGGCGTGTTGTTCGGCGCTGTGGCGCGGGGCATCGCTCGCACAACGGCACCGCTGGTGCCCCGCCTGGCGGTCGGGGTTGCTCTCGGGGCGGTGCTCGGTGAACTCGCCGCCGTGGTCATCTTCAGCGCGGCGATCGACGCCCGCCTGGCCGGACAGTCCTCCCCGGCCACCGAGGCCGCGGCGACCGCGCTGGCGCAGGCCCGCCAGGACCGGGCCGGCTTGGATGCGGCGGTCGCGCGGGCCGATCAGCACCGCGACAACGCGCTCGTGGTGGCGCGCTGCGAGGTGAATCCGTCGGCGCAGTGCCCGAAGGGCCGCATCACCGGGGTGCCCGGCACCGGGCCCGAGGCGCGCACCGCCAACGATTTCCTGGGGGACGCGCAACGCGAACTCGACACCGCGATCGCCGACCGGGACAGCCGGATCGCCGGCCTGGACGCCGAGGTGCGCGCCGGTGAGCAGGCGCTGGCGCAGGCCCGGGACGCCGCGCTGACCGGGGGACTGGGCGCCCGGTGGCAGGCGATGAACGGCTACACCCTCGAGCATCCGGGCCCGCTGGTGTTGCGGGTGTTGGTCTTCGGCTTGTTCGTCCTGCTGGCGCTGCTGCCGCTGCTGCTGAAGCGCTGGCAGGGCGCGACGACGCAGGAGGCCGAGTCGGCGGCCGACACCGCGATCGCGGTGAAGCGGGCCGAGGTGCGCGCACAGGTCGAACAGCTGTGGGCCGAGCAGGAATTGAACAGTGCCCGGATGGCCGTCGCGGCGCAGAACGAGATCGACGCCGAACGGCAGCGTCGTCGCGTGGCGGAGGTGCTCGGGCAGCCCGAGCCGGTGGTGGCCGAGCCGGTGGAGAGGCCCGCCGGAAAAGAACTGGAACCGCGCCGCGGTAACCCGGTGCCGATCATCCCGGACATCACCAAGGCCGCGGTGCGGTTCATGCGGCCGTTCGTGCCGCCGGTTGTCAGCGGTGCGATCGGCGGTGTCACCCGCATGGCGACCAAGCCACTGCGGCAGGTGTTCGAGGAGACCGAGGAGTTCCACTTCACGATGCGGCGCACGCATCGGGTGACGGTGCAGACCGAGGGCGGGGATCAGCCGCAGTTGACGACGGAACGCGAATGGGTGGACGTCTCTGCGCCGCGGATCGAGTCGCATCGGGGCGTCGTGATCGACGGATCCGCCGACGCCCGGGGGATCGGCGAGGCGGACGGCCCCCGTCAGCTGCCGCCGGCCTAA
- a CDS encoding lysylphosphatidylglycerol synthase transmembrane domain-containing protein, translating into MRVDGRDISVTGSLLQPLTRRTNEILRVVLSAVALAVVITSSLITRNDWVALERSVSEIIGVLTPTQSNLVYLAYGVAILALPFVILVQLIIGRHWTLLAAYAAAGVLAVLALSISGRGIAAPQWHFDLGDRLDTQLSQFLDDPRWIALLAAVLTVSGPWLSRRLRRYWWTLLLAFVPIHLFVSAVVPARSLLGLAVGWFVGALVVWVVGTPALEVPLDGAVRALSRRGFVVSALAVIRPPGPGPLVMAATGPDNTAVVELYGPNQRSGGALSQLWRKFRLRADETAPLHASMRRVVEHRALMAIAIDDLGLSNISSVTVNALDRGWTLFARKPARGVPLSAEAAPVADVWQALRTLHQNQISHGDLCCGEITVHDGRVQFGGFTNAEYGATDAQLQSDIAQLLVTTSAMYDPASAVAAAIDAFGTETVLTASRRLTKTAVPARIRDSVPDAKAVIAAAREQVQHQTGADQIRTETITRFTRVQVIQLVLWVALVYVAYPFISTVPAFFDELSNANWWWALLGLAVSGLRYLGAAGALWACADGLVRFRHLAIMQIANTFAATTTPAGVGGLALSTRVLQKGGLSTMRATAAVTLQQSVQVMVHVLLLILFTAIAGTSANLQHFVPSATVLYLVAGVALGLVGVFLAVPKLRHWLSSAVRPKLQEVKTDLWELSRAPKRLGLIVLGAAGTTLGSALALWASIEAFGGDTSFVTVTVVTMIGGTLASAAPTPGGVGAVEAALIGGLAAFGVPAAIAVPAVLLYRVLTCWLPVFVGWPVMRWLTRNDMI; encoded by the coding sequence GTGCGAGTCGACGGTCGGGACATCAGCGTCACCGGCAGCCTGTTGCAACCGCTGACCCGTCGGACCAACGAGATCCTGCGGGTGGTGCTGTCGGCGGTGGCGCTTGCCGTTGTCATCACCAGCTCGCTGATCACCCGCAACGACTGGGTGGCGCTGGAGCGTTCGGTCTCCGAGATCATCGGCGTGCTCACCCCCACCCAGTCCAACCTGGTCTATCTCGCCTATGGCGTGGCCATCCTGGCGCTGCCGTTCGTCATCCTGGTCCAGCTGATCATCGGCAGGCACTGGACGCTGCTGGCCGCCTACGCCGCGGCCGGCGTCCTGGCCGTGCTGGCGCTGTCGATCAGCGGCCGGGGTATCGCCGCGCCGCAATGGCACTTCGATCTCGGTGACCGCCTGGACACCCAGCTGTCCCAGTTCCTGGACGACCCACGCTGGATCGCCCTGCTCGCCGCGGTGCTCACGGTGTCCGGGCCCTGGCTGTCGCGGCGGCTGCGCCGCTACTGGTGGACGCTGCTGCTGGCGTTCGTACCGATCCATCTGTTCGTCAGCGCGGTGGTTCCGGCCCGCTCGCTGCTGGGGCTGGCGGTCGGCTGGTTCGTCGGCGCCCTGGTGGTGTGGGTGGTCGGCACCCCGGCGCTGGAGGTCCCACTCGACGGCGCCGTCCGGGCGCTGAGCCGGCGCGGATTCGTGGTCTCCGCGCTCGCGGTGATCCGCCCGCCCGGGCCCGGCCCGCTGGTGATGGCGGCGACCGGGCCGGACAACACCGCCGTCGTCGAGCTGTACGGACCCAACCAGCGCAGCGGGGGCGCGCTGAGCCAGCTGTGGCGCAAGTTCCGGTTGCGCGCCGACGAGACCGCGCCGCTGCACGCCTCGATGCGCCGCGTCGTCGAGCACCGCGCGCTGATGGCCATCGCGATCGACGACCTCGGATTGTCCAACATCTCCTCGGTGACGGTGAACGCGTTGGACCGTGGCTGGACGTTGTTCGCCCGCAAGCCCGCCCGTGGGGTGCCGCTGAGCGCCGAGGCCGCCCCGGTGGCCGACGTCTGGCAGGCCCTGCGCACGCTGCACCAGAATCAGATCTCGCACGGCGACCTGTGTTGCGGCGAGATCACCGTGCATGACGGCCGGGTGCAGTTCGGCGGCTTCACCAACGCCGAGTACGGGGCCACCGACGCCCAGCTGCAATCCGATATCGCCCAGCTGCTGGTGACCACCTCTGCGATGTACGACCCGGCCTCGGCGGTGGCCGCCGCGATCGACGCGTTCGGCACCGAGACCGTGCTGACCGCCTCCCGGCGACTGACCAAAACGGCTGTGCCGGCCCGCATCCGCGACTCGGTGCCCGACGCCAAGGCCGTCATCGCCGCGGCCCGGGAACAGGTGCAGCATCAGACCGGGGCCGACCAGATCCGCACCGAGACCATCACCCGGTTCACCCGGGTACAGGTCATCCAGCTGGTGCTGTGGGTGGCGCTGGTCTACGTCGCCTATCCGTTCATCAGCACCGTGCCCGCCTTCTTCGACGAATTGAGCAACGCCAACTGGTGGTGGGCGCTGCTCGGTCTGGCCGTGTCGGGCCTGCGCTACCTCGGCGCGGCCGGTGCGCTCTGGGCGTGCGCGGACGGGCTGGTGCGCTTCCGTCACCTGGCGATCATGCAGATCGCCAACACCTTCGCCGCGACCACGACGCCCGCCGGCGTCGGCGGTCTGGCATTGAGCACCCGGGTGCTGCAGAAGGGCGGGCTTTCCACCATGCGCGCCACCGCCGCCGTCACGCTGCAGCAGAGCGTGCAGGTGATGGTCCACGTGCTGTTGCTCATCCTGTTCACCGCCATCGCGGGCACCTCGGCGAACCTGCAGCACTTCGTGCCGAGTGCGACCGTGCTGTATCTGGTGGCCGGTGTCGCGCTCGGTCTGGTGGGTGTCTTCCTGGCGGTGCCGAAGCTGCGGCACTGGTTGTCCTCGGCGGTGCGGCCGAAGCTGCAGGAGGTCAAGACCGACCTGTGGGAGCTGTCCCGGGCACCCAAGCGGCTCGGGCTGATCGTCTTGGGGGCGGCCGGAACGACTCTGGGCTCGGCGCTGGCGCTGTGGGCCAGCATCGAGGCGTTCGGCGGGGACACCTCGTTCGTGACCGTGACGGTGGTGACCATGATCGGCGGCACCCTCGCCTCGGCCGCGCCCACCCCCGGCGGTGTCGGGGCGGTCGAGGCCGCGCTCATCGGCGGTCTGGCCGCGTTCGGTGTGCCCGCGGCGATCGCGGTGCCCGCGGTGCTGCTCTACCGGGTACTGACCTGCTGGCTGCCGGTCTTCGTCGGCTGGCCGGTGATGCGGTGGCTGACCCGCAACGACATGATCTGA
- a CDS encoding bifunctional serine/threonine-protein kinase/transporter substrate-binding domain-containing protein has product MDATPFGHYRLQELIGRGGMGEVYRAYDTKTDRVVALKVLPSQLAQDAVFQQRFRRESQAAAGVNDPHVVPIHGYGEIDGRLYLDMRLIEGRTLGAMLSETGKPLDPAFAVQIVEQVASALDAAHELGLIHRDVKPSNILLTKQNFAYLIDFGLARTAGESGMTTAGSTLGTLAYMAPERFDGGFADARADTYALTCVLYECLTGARPYPADSLEQQIAGHMVSPAPKPSESNARLAPFDEVIEKGMAKKPAKRYQTGAELAAAARRALTAPVRVTGSGRHTAARPAGRRTGRLPQRALLAAGVLAVVGAGAVAAWMWWDSRSAQDWPDGAVPAIAAGVPADIREAGKLVIGVNVPYAPNEFTNSDGEIVGFDVDLMDAVTRTMGLSPEYRETEFDDILPAVRDGSLDVGMSSVTDTLDRQKVVDFVTYFEAGTLWAQRKDSSVDPSAACGLRVGVANSVIQETVEIPAKSDECVAAGLAPIEKVVFARQDDVTAALIAGDIDAMSADSPVTGFAIKLSGGALVPAGSVFDSAPYGWPVAKGSELAGSLLRALEHLVETGEYKTIATMWGVERGIIADPKINGAQR; this is encoded by the coding sequence GTGGACGCGACACCCTTCGGGCACTATCGGCTCCAGGAGTTGATCGGCCGTGGCGGGATGGGCGAGGTTTACCGGGCCTACGACACCAAGACCGATCGCGTCGTCGCGCTCAAGGTGCTGCCGTCCCAGCTCGCCCAGGATGCCGTGTTCCAGCAGCGGTTCCGGCGCGAATCGCAAGCCGCGGCCGGGGTCAACGACCCGCATGTGGTGCCGATCCACGGCTACGGCGAGATCGACGGACGGCTCTATCTGGACATGCGGCTCATCGAGGGCCGCACGCTCGGGGCGATGCTGTCGGAGACCGGTAAGCCGCTGGACCCGGCCTTCGCGGTGCAGATCGTCGAGCAGGTGGCCTCCGCCTTGGACGCCGCTCACGAACTCGGCCTGATCCACCGCGACGTGAAGCCGTCGAACATCTTGCTGACGAAACAGAACTTCGCCTACCTGATCGACTTCGGGTTGGCCCGCACCGCAGGCGAATCGGGCATGACGACGGCCGGCAGCACCTTGGGCACGCTGGCCTACATGGCCCCGGAACGCTTCGACGGTGGGTTCGCCGACGCACGTGCCGACACCTACGCGCTGACCTGTGTGCTCTACGAATGCCTCACCGGGGCACGGCCCTATCCGGCCGACAGTCTGGAGCAGCAGATCGCCGGGCACATGGTGTCGCCGGCGCCGAAGCCGTCGGAATCCAATGCGCGCCTTGCCCCTTTCGACGAGGTCATCGAGAAGGGCATGGCCAAGAAGCCGGCCAAGCGGTACCAGACCGGTGCCGAGTTGGCGGCCGCCGCGCGGCGTGCGTTGACGGCGCCGGTGCGGGTCACCGGCTCGGGCCGGCATACCGCGGCGCGCCCGGCCGGCCGGCGCACCGGCCGTCTGCCGCAACGGGCCCTGCTGGCGGCGGGGGTGCTGGCGGTGGTCGGCGCCGGTGCGGTGGCGGCGTGGATGTGGTGGGATTCGCGGTCGGCGCAGGACTGGCCCGACGGTGCGGTGCCGGCCATCGCGGCCGGCGTGCCCGCCGACATCCGCGAAGCCGGCAAGCTGGTGATCGGGGTCAATGTTCCGTACGCGCCCAACGAGTTCACCAACTCCGATGGGGAGATCGTCGGCTTCGACGTCGACCTGATGGATGCCGTCACCCGCACCATGGGCCTGTCCCCGGAGTACCGGGAGACGGAGTTCGACGACATCCTGCCGGCGGTGCGGGACGGTTCACTCGATGTCGGCATGTCGTCGGTCACCGACACCCTGGACCGGCAGAAGGTGGTCGACTTCGTCACCTACTTCGAGGCGGGCACGCTGTGGGCGCAGCGCAAGGACTCCTCGGTCGACCCGTCCGCCGCATGCGGTCTGCGGGTTGGTGTGGCGAACAGCGTGATTCAGGAGACCGTGGAGATCCCGGCCAAGAGCGACGAGTGCGTGGCGGCCGGGCTGGCGCCGATCGAGAAGGTGGTCTTCGCCCGCCAGGACGATGTGACCGCCGCGCTGATCGCCGGGGACATCGATGCCATGTCCGCGGATTCACCGGTCACCGGGTTCGCGATCAAGCTCTCGGGTGGGGCGCTGGTACCGGCGGGTTCGGTGTTCGACTCGGCTCCCTACGGGTGGCCGGTCGCCAAGGGCTCGGAGTTGGCCGGGTCGCTGCTGCGCGCTCTGGAGCATCTGGTCGAGACCGGGGAGTACAAGACCATCGCGACCATGTGGGGGGTCGAGCGCGGGATCATCGCCGACCCGAAGATCAACGGGGCCCAACGTTAG
- a CDS encoding glycosyltransferase produces the protein MAPITVRFDHLLRISDQHGTFEHALGAEPRREHGYCTDDMARVLVVTSRQPEPDATVRALERVAVRFLDEAQAYSGGCRNRMDVNGRWTDSYALEDCWGRCLWGLGTAAAHSDTGLIRRLSVVQFERAAHARSRWPRAMAFAAVGAAELLSVDPANKAARSLLKDYVTVLPEPTGDDDWPWPEKRLTYANAILAEAMIAAGGALDDAALCQRGLDLLGWLIERDTGDGHLSPTPAGGWSAGEPRPAFDQQPIEVSSLADACARAATMDAAAIWPDTVRAAVAWFQGDNDAGMLMWDPDSGAGFDGLQRDGVNMNRGAESTLAMLSTFQQAQRFAGVPQ, from the coding sequence GTGGCGCCGATAACGGTGCGGTTCGACCACCTGCTGCGCATCTCCGATCAGCACGGCACGTTCGAACACGCACTCGGCGCAGAACCCCGGCGCGAACACGGGTACTGCACCGACGATATGGCCAGGGTGCTCGTTGTGACCAGTCGTCAGCCCGAGCCCGACGCAACCGTGCGCGCGCTCGAGCGGGTGGCGGTGCGGTTTCTCGATGAGGCGCAGGCGTATTCCGGCGGGTGCCGCAACCGGATGGACGTCAACGGGCGGTGGACCGACTCGTACGCTCTGGAGGACTGCTGGGGCAGGTGTCTGTGGGGCCTGGGCACGGCCGCCGCGCACAGTGACACCGGGCTGATCCGCAGGCTGTCGGTGGTGCAGTTCGAGCGGGCCGCACATGCGCGTTCGCGCTGGCCGCGCGCGATGGCATTCGCCGCGGTGGGAGCCGCGGAGTTGCTCAGCGTCGATCCGGCGAACAAGGCAGCCCGATCCTTGCTCAAGGACTATGTCACCGTTCTGCCCGAACCGACCGGTGACGACGACTGGCCGTGGCCCGAGAAACGGCTCACCTATGCCAATGCGATCCTCGCCGAGGCGATGATCGCTGCCGGCGGTGCGCTCGATGACGCGGCGTTGTGTCAGCGCGGGCTGGACCTGCTCGGCTGGCTCATCGAACGGGATACCGGCGACGGTCATCTGTCACCCACTCCGGCCGGCGGCTGGTCCGCCGGCGAGCCGAGGCCCGCCTTCGACCAGCAGCCGATCGAGGTGTCCTCGCTGGCCGACGCCTGCGCGCGCGCCGCAACCATGGATGCGGCTGCGATCTGGCCGGATACCGTACGGGCGGCCGTCGCCTGGTTCCAGGGTGACAACGACGCCGGCATGCTGATGTGGGATCCGGACAGCGGTGCGGGTTTCGACGGACTGCAGCGCGATGGGGTGAACATGAACAGGGGCGCGGAGTCGACGCTCGCGATGCTGTCCACCTTCCAGCAGGCGCAGCGCTTCGCCGGTGTCCCGCAATGA
- a CDS encoding CsbD family protein, with translation MATKRYVGWATDNRRLRNEGHIEQAENNVRQVDDKSTDTFKV, from the coding sequence GTGGCCACCAAGAGATACGTCGGGTGGGCCACGGACAATCGTCGGCTGCGCAACGAGGGCCATATCGAGCAGGCAGAGAACAACGTGCGGCAGGTCGACGACAAGAGCACCGACACCTTCAAGGTGTGA
- a CDS encoding glycosyltransferase has product MWERSRPRVPSIGLLSTYPPTPCGLANFSAALVDGLSANGSQVNVVRVADGSPSLSDRVVGELTNGSPASVTRCADLLSGSDVAIIQHEFGIYGGTDGDEVIDILGALRIPSIVVLHTVPRDPTPHQRWVLASVMALADRVVVMSVAARALLGAGFDVEHKVSMIPHGSSAPTRAPNKRDGRPTLLTWGLLGPGKGVERVIDSMKSLQDLPGNPRYLIAGRTHPKVLAADGEAYRDARTEQAKRVGVAGSVSFDPTYRSTASLSALAQTSALVVLPYDSTEQVTSGVLVDAIASGRPVVATAFPHAVELLGTGAGLVVDHDDPDAMTSALRSVLSDPRLAGGMAAEARRLAPTMAWPVIASSYQAVAQRLIAKQAARSWRR; this is encoded by the coding sequence GTGTGGGAGCGCTCGCGCCCACGCGTTCCTTCCATCGGCCTGCTCAGCACCTATCCGCCCACGCCGTGCGGCCTGGCAAATTTCAGCGCGGCACTTGTCGATGGCCTGTCTGCCAACGGCTCCCAGGTCAACGTGGTGCGGGTGGCCGACGGGTCACCCAGCCTCAGCGATCGCGTCGTCGGCGAGTTGACCAACGGATCTCCCGCGTCCGTCACTCGATGTGCAGACCTGCTCAGCGGTAGTGACGTCGCGATCATTCAGCACGAGTTCGGGATCTACGGTGGTACAGACGGCGATGAAGTCATCGATATACTTGGCGCCCTTCGAATTCCGTCGATCGTCGTGCTGCACACGGTGCCCAGAGACCCGACCCCGCATCAGCGTTGGGTGCTGGCGTCCGTGATGGCGCTGGCCGATCGCGTGGTCGTGATGTCCGTGGCGGCCAGAGCGCTGCTGGGTGCCGGATTCGATGTCGAGCACAAGGTCTCCATGATCCCGCACGGTTCGTCCGCCCCCACCCGAGCGCCCAACAAGCGTGACGGGCGGCCGACATTGTTGACGTGGGGCTTGCTCGGCCCGGGCAAGGGTGTCGAGCGGGTCATCGACTCGATGAAATCTCTGCAGGACCTCCCGGGTAACCCGCGGTACCTGATCGCCGGGCGCACGCATCCGAAGGTGCTGGCCGCCGACGGTGAGGCCTACCGGGATGCGCGCACGGAGCAGGCGAAGCGGGTAGGGGTCGCGGGGTCGGTGTCTTTCGACCCGACCTACCGCAGCACGGCATCGCTGTCGGCTCTCGCGCAGACCTCTGCGTTGGTGGTGCTGCCGTACGACTCCACCGAACAGGTGACGTCCGGGGTGCTGGTGGACGCGATCGCCAGCGGCCGTCCGGTTGTCGCGACGGCCTTCCCGCATGCGGTGGAACTGCTCGGTACCGGTGCCGGTTTGGTCGTCGACCACGATGATCCGGATGCCATGACCTCAGCACTGCGATCCGTCCTGTCCGATCCCCGGCTGGCCGGGGGCATGGCGGCGGAGGCGCGTCGGCTGGCGCCCACCATGGCCTGGCCGGTGATAGCCAGTTCCTATCAGGCTGTGGCGCAACGACTCATCGCGAAGCAAGCGGCCCGCTCGTGGCGCCGATAA
- a CDS encoding GAF and ANTAR domain-containing protein, with protein sequence MKDDTTAAAADLQAGLSRLAGLVADSLGLPQVLAEVAGSAVRAIPGADGAGVTLLCGEPHDRTVVARAASVPFVTEVDAIQYQTLSEGPGLTAVELRRAVWSGSLGGDRSWPRFGPRVGRMGVHSALALPLTVADQVVGAITVYAYGKDSFGGHAAEFGELFAKPAAVAVHNARILADALTLTDQLRAALSTRPVIDQAIGIIRSRTGRSAAEAFAQLRAVSQAEQRKLAEVAERVVDEAVRRARLRPR encoded by the coding sequence GTGAAGGACGACACGACCGCGGCGGCAGCCGATCTGCAGGCCGGCCTGAGCCGGCTCGCCGGCCTGGTCGCCGACAGTCTCGGTTTGCCGCAGGTGTTGGCAGAGGTGGCTGGGTCGGCCGTCCGCGCAATACCGGGCGCCGACGGTGCCGGGGTGACGCTGCTGTGCGGTGAACCGCACGACCGGACGGTGGTGGCACGGGCGGCCAGCGTGCCGTTCGTCACCGAGGTCGACGCTATCCAGTACCAGACACTGAGCGAGGGGCCCGGCCTAACCGCCGTGGAGCTGCGGCGCGCCGTCTGGTCGGGGTCGCTGGGCGGTGACCGGTCGTGGCCGCGGTTCGGCCCGCGGGTGGGCCGGATGGGGGTGCACAGCGCCCTGGCGTTGCCGCTGACCGTAGCGGACCAGGTGGTCGGCGCGATCACCGTGTATGCGTACGGCAAGGACAGTTTCGGTGGGCACGCCGCCGAGTTCGGAGAACTTTTCGCAAAGCCTGCTGCGGTCGCAGTGCACAACGCCCGAATCCTCGCCGACGCGCTGACGCTGACCGATCAGTTGCGGGCGGCGCTGTCAACGCGGCCGGTGATCGATCAGGCGATCGGGATCATCCGGTCGCGCACGGGTCGCAGTGCCGCCGAGGCGTTCGCGCAGTTGCGTGCGGTGAGTCAGGCCGAACAACGCAAACTGGCCGAAGTTGCCGAACGGGTTGTCGACGAGGCCGTCCGCAGGGCCCGCCTCCGCCCACGCTGA
- a CDS encoding NYN domain-containing protein, whose amino-acid sequence MTDIAAARVAVYLDFDNIVISRYDQVNGRNSFQRDKAKGLEAARLDRATVDVGAVLDFASSFGTLVLTRAYADWSAEVNAGYRRQLVGRAVDLVQLFPAAAYGKNGADIRLAVDTVEDMFRLPDLTHVVIVAGDSDYIPLAQRCKRLGRYVVGIGVAGSSSRALAAACDDFVVYDALPGVPVFEPEPVAEPKKPARRSKKVEPSEPEPEPETEAEPDPQPAATALLTRALRIGLEKDDVDWLHNSAVKAQMKRMDPSFSEKSLGFKSFSDFLRSRADIVELDESSTTRMVRLRTD is encoded by the coding sequence ATGACAGACATCGCCGCCGCTCGGGTCGCGGTCTATCTCGACTTCGATAACATCGTCATCTCGCGATATGACCAGGTAAACGGGCGCAATTCTTTTCAACGCGACAAAGCCAAGGGTCTGGAGGCCGCGCGCTTGGACCGCGCGACCGTTGATGTCGGCGCGGTACTGGACTTCGCATCCTCGTTCGGGACACTCGTGCTCACCCGGGCCTACGCGGACTGGTCGGCGGAGGTGAATGCCGGCTACCGCCGGCAGCTGGTGGGCCGAGCCGTCGACCTGGTCCAACTGTTCCCCGCGGCCGCCTACGGTAAGAACGGCGCCGATATCCGGCTGGCTGTCGACACGGTCGAGGACATGTTCCGGCTACCCGATCTGACCCACGTGGTGATCGTGGCCGGCGATTCGGACTACATCCCGTTGGCCCAGCGCTGCAAACGGCTCGGCCGTTATGTGGTGGGCATAGGAGTGGCGGGGTCATCGAGCCGCGCGCTGGCCGCCGCGTGCGATGATTTCGTCGTCTACGACGCCCTGCCGGGGGTGCCGGTATTCGAACCTGAACCCGTTGCCGAGCCGAAGAAGCCGGCTAGACGCTCCAAGAAGGTCGAGCCCAGCGAACCAGAACCAGAACCAGAAACCGAGGCCGAACCGGACCCACAACCCGCCGCCACCGCGCTGCTGACACGCGCCCTGCGAATCGGCCTGGAAAAGGACGACGTGGACTGGCTGCACAATTCGGCGGTGAAGGCCCAGATGAAGCGAATGGACCCATCGTTCAGCGAAAAGTCTTTGGGTTTCAAATCTTTCAGTGATTTCCTGCGCTCCCGCGCCGATATCGTCGAACTGGACGAAAGTTCGACGACCCGGATGGTACGGCTACGCACCGATTGA
- a CDS encoding fatty acid desaturase family protein, whose amino-acid sequence MAISDIASYANLSAADVESFGAELDLVRRDVAESLGARDAAYIRRVIIFQRTLDVVARLLIAGSRSRGGWLAGTFSLAYAKSIENMEIGHNVSHGQWDWMNDPEIHSNTWEWDMVGPSAHWRYSHNYRHHVFSNVLGVDDDLGFGVLRVTRDQPWKRDHLLQPLRNLLLAAVFEWGIARHGFHSEQQRVTTEGEKRAVAREMYAKVRRQIVKDYLLLPALSLRRWRRTLAANATANLLRNLWAYVVIFCGHFPDGVQQFTPESLRAETRAHWYLRQMLGAANFKAGPVLAFSSGHLCYQIEHHLFPDLPSNRYAQISARVRELCGKYDIPYTIGSLPCQYLQTVRTNFRLALPDGGWAALAGRPIRVTP is encoded by the coding sequence GTGGCAATCAGTGACATCGCGTCGTACGCGAACCTGTCCGCAGCCGACGTGGAGTCGTTCGGGGCCGAACTGGATCTGGTACGCAGGGACGTTGCGGAGTCCCTCGGGGCGCGGGACGCGGCCTACATCCGGCGGGTGATCATCTTCCAGCGCACGTTGGACGTGGTGGCCCGGTTGCTGATCGCCGGGAGCCGTTCCAGGGGCGGATGGCTGGCCGGCACGTTCTCCCTGGCATACGCGAAATCCATCGAGAACATGGAGATCGGTCACAATGTCAGTCACGGCCAGTGGGACTGGATGAACGATCCGGAAATCCACTCCAACACCTGGGAATGGGACATGGTGGGCCCGTCGGCGCACTGGCGGTACTCGCACAACTACCGCCATCACGTGTTCAGCAATGTGCTCGGCGTGGACGATGATCTCGGGTTCGGGGTACTGCGGGTGACCCGCGATCAGCCGTGGAAGCGTGACCACCTGCTGCAGCCGCTGCGGAACTTGCTGCTGGCCGCCGTCTTCGAGTGGGGGATCGCCCGGCACGGATTTCATTCCGAACAGCAACGAGTCACTACCGAGGGTGAGAAGCGTGCGGTGGCTCGGGAAATGTACGCCAAGGTTCGCCGGCAGATCGTCAAGGATTACCTCCTGCTGCCGGCGTTGAGCCTGCGTAGGTGGCGCAGGACCCTGGCCGCCAACGCCACCGCCAATCTGCTGCGCAACCTGTGGGCCTACGTGGTGATCTTCTGCGGGCATTTCCCCGACGGCGTGCAGCAGTTCACCCCCGAATCCCTGCGTGCCGAGACCAGGGCGCATTGGTATCTGCGGCAGATGTTGGGTGCTGCCAACTTCAAAGCCGGTCCGGTACTGGCGTTTTCGTCCGGACACCTCTGTTATCAGATCGAGCACCACTTGTTCCCGGACCTGCCGAGCAATCGCTATGCACAGATCAGCGCACGGGTGCGTGAGCTGTGTGGCAAGTACGACATCCCTTACACCATCGGGTCGCTGCCCTGTCAGTATCTGCAGACGGTGCGGACCAACTTCCGCCTCGCGTTGCCCGATGGCGGGTGGGCCGCCCTTGCCGGGCGACCGATCCGGGTCACACCTTGA